In Mycteria americana isolate JAX WOST 10 ecotype Jacksonville Zoo and Gardens chromosome Z, USCA_MyAme_1.0, whole genome shotgun sequence, the sequence ATAACATTAGATTAATGTGTAGGTTTCTGCTTCTGTTGTGCAGTGTAGTTTCAGTCATTAGGTGATCCCTAACTGGAGAATACACTTTTATTATACCTGTGACAAACAGCTTCAGTAAGAATCCCCTTCAGAACAAGATAGTTCAAAATAGTAGTGCTACAGTTACATCGGTcaataatttttgaagttttacaAAGCCAGAATAATATTAGAGGGGATATCATATGGTAAGAACAACCAATTCTTGTTCACATTGTACAACAGTCATGGGAGAGTATGCTTTCATTAATACACTTATGGGCCCCTCTGTCTTGCTTTTACAGTCAGAAATAGGTTCAGTAATGGGGTTTGAACCCAAGTGCAATTCCTGTACTTGAGTTCTATACAGGCTATTCCTGTATGTCATGCCTCCGCCTTAAATACTCATACAGGTTCTGCACTAGTTCTTGATGCTACTCCACCATGAATCAGTCACGGaccattttcttctgtgaatgcCCATAACAGCCCAACAAACAGTGAAGAGGCTGGCATGAGCCTGAAGAAGGTTGATTACGTATTTCCAGGTATACTTGGTAACACTGAccaattcagcatttttaaaacacaaacagtTAAATGTGCTAAACAGCACAAGTTCCCAGTCCCTGCTGTGTCCTGCCTTGGGATAAAGAGCTTACTACATGCTCTGCTGAAGTgcctttttcatactttttttttttatctgtataATACATTGCTAAGGGGATTGAGAAAGGAGTGTAATGGGGATTGGTATACCTCACTTAAAACATGCTTTGTTAGTACCTTTATGGCATTGTCACCCTATGGGGATGAGTTACAGGGTGATGAATACACCAGACTTCCAGGTGCAGAAAATTACTGAACAGCTGAGCTACAGCCATGACTTCTCTGTAACAGGCTGCAGATATGTTACAGTATCATTGAAACAAACAGCATGTCTTGAAGGCTTACCACTGCTAAAAATCACTATTACAAATCAGCATTAAGTCACCAAAGTGAAGGGCTTAAGTTTTGCACTGCACCAAACTAGTGCATGTAGAACTAGAACGAGTTCTAGGAGGATTCAGATTTGGTCCTGAAAAGGCTGTGGTTTGCTTTGTAACTGCTCATGTAAATTACTAATTTAGCAGGAAACAAGAAGTCACATCATAATCCTCTTTCCTTAGCCCACCAAAAAGAGATTCTTGATTCCTATTGCCCTGTGACTGTCATGCTCATACAGTGTCTGCTATCTGTGACAAAATGTTACAGTAAACATGGATATTAACCAAACTATTTCACAGCTCTGATATGTCTTGTTTGTACTGAACAGACAACATAATGCAACTCTCACATGAATATCTGTCATGGAATTAAGTTCAGACAGCCACTAATTTACTCTTTTTAAGTgtgtgttggggaaaaaaatcactctagAGTCACATACAGTATATGAACCACTCTCGATAATGAAACTGCACTGAGGTGTTAACTTATTTTGAACTTTATTACTATTGACATGTTGCCTCCCTCTTTGTAGTACATTTGTATAAGGAGTTGTTGTATTTTCCCCATGGTTAAACCACCACTTTGTGCTTATCCTTCCCTCCTGAATTATAGTTGGTCCTTCATTCCAAGCACTTTATGCTATCTGTAATGGGATCTATTTTTGCACTGGAATATCTGTTAACTTTGCAAAAATCTAGAGAGATTCACAACTGAAACGTCTAAGTTAAATCCTTAAATGgacattttcattaaaagcaaaaaaaaaaagtatatatatttgtatttgctAATAACTGTTATGTGAAGTATTAAAAGGCACTCTAATTGCCTTgtattaagtaaaaaataaagctgttatgGCACCACTGGTCTTGAGTGTCATTTTTGCACTTGTTCTTTTGAGGAGTGCTGTTAGCTGCTCTTGGTTTGCgcggttttgttttgttgtgaacCTTGATGCGTAACGTACAAGCAAGTTCCAGTATCTCTACAGATTAGCATGGGGCGTGTAGTATTTTCAGGTAAGTGAGGTGGCGCAAGATTTGAAAGGCAAGTGGTACTTTAAGCTTTTAAAGTTAGTAAATAAAAAGGTCTCCAGCAAATCTTGAAAAAAGTGATTGGTGTAACTGTCAAATCCAGCTGCAGAGCATAACAAACTTATCTGGATGTTTAAATCCCAAGTCAGCTACCTGCCTCTGAATATTTCCATTAGAGATGTGTGGCAAGTTGCAAGTATTGATAATAGTTCCTCCTCTTTGCTAAAAATACCCTATACCTGTTTTCACTGACAAAGCAAAATGTTGAGTATAAAGAATCTGAAATACCCTAAACTTAGCTAATCCTTAGCTAATATCAAATTAAAGGAAGATGACTCCAGTTAATACTAGGTTGAACAGCAGTttataaatgaaagcagaataatgGTCTGATTGCTCAAAGgagaactgattttaaaattttgcctTCTACTGCCTGTAGTCCCACTGTCAACCAGTTAAGTTCCAGAATCCAACCAATTCTTGAAGTTATACTCATCAGGAAAATTCATCCCTGAAGCCAATTAATTTCctgggttttctgttttaatctaGTGCCCAGCTGGTGCTTTGGGTAATGTGCTTGATCTATCAATGTCTTGTCAGTAAACAACAAACTTTGGAATAAAGCACACCACTAACATCCTGAGTATTCTTTACTCTCAATGCTGGTGAcaaggaaaacagttttactaAAATTATACTGTTTTTAGTATACCTATCtactttttttattccagtaaacaataaaacaacttcatttttgcattcatgtggggaaaaaaagatgccaTATTAATTCCCTGTCCCATTTTTCAGCCTgttttgttatgaaaaaaaaagtcctccccTGAGTTAACTGCCATAAGGCATCTTTTGGTAGTGATGGTTTATCAGCCATTTATACCTTAAAAAGTTGATTTGTGAAATATAAGACTGGTCTCTGAAGTAGTGCTTGTTCCACCCTGTGAAAGCTCAAGATGGCTCTGTCGGAGGGAGGAGAGTAGGAAGTATAGGAGCTGGGACCTGTTACACTCTCTTACTACAGCAGCTGGATCCCATCCATGCACCTTGGACATAAGCATAATTGCCCACAGCTGTTTTAGTGCTTTCCGTGAGATCTTAATGCACTTTACAGAAGCAATAATCATCATTAGGCAGACTGCACAAAGATACTTCAGTAGAGATGTGAAATCGATTGCTAACTGCAGGTCAGTGATTACCCTGCTCCCAGGTGCTCTGCCAGTTCGTGACCTTTAAATTGCAGAAGAGGGTGCTCTGTACCACTCTACACAAAACACAAATTTGACTTAGCCCACctgccctctgccctgctgctatTCACTCTAGTTTACTGGCTCTAAAGCAACTATTATCAAGACTGTTGTTGACCAAAATGCAAGACCTGCTGAATGCTGTACTTGGAGAATGGCTTTTATAATTTCACAGGTTTAAAAAGAGTAAGAGCTTGAGCTGTAAACACTAAAAATTCATGCTTTATCcaaatttatttggttttcaaCAGTCTGgcgaaaaatatttcaaagaatgtAAGCATGTGTAGATCAGCTGAGTTTGACTACACAGTTGAACAAGAAAGGCTAATCCAATTTCAGCACCCTAAACAAATAGTAAAATACCTAAGGCAAAGCATTATGTGTGTAATCCACAGTTTTGAGGAAGTGATTactgaacaaaaaaggaaaaggctgaagtgaACTATAACAAGATGGTGAATAAATGCTCTTCTCGTGGCAGAGTCCATCAGGACCCACTACCTGACCAGCTTCACTCCTAGGGGCAATTCCTGCCACACTGGCATTTTACATTATTCAGAATTAATACAAAGCATCCTAATGAGAATTCTGATTAAAACATAACTGGGTAATAGATATGTGGAGGCAATTCCTTCTTAAACCAGTATGCAATAGCCAAGATGTGATCAGTACAAGAGTCACCAAAGTACGTTATGAAAATGATACCAGCCCTGAGCTGTAACATTGGAAAAGAGTGCTTAACTTCCTAGGCTTGATAAGTGATCTAGCTATGCAGAAAAGCTTTAGGAACTGAGGTGTTAAAATAAAAGATAGGTGAAGTGTGGTTCATGTCATAATCTAGCTATGCAGAAAAGCTTTAGGAACTGAGGTGTTAAAATAAAAGATAGGTGAAGTGTGGTTCATGTCATAACTGATATGGCTTGAGTTCTTTTTCCTGGGGATGTAGGACCATCACCATAAAATTCTGTTTAGCAATTGCTATGAGGGTGCAAAATTTTACTGATTTACATTGCTAGCGATCAGCGTTTTGCATCCATTTATTGTAAACTGAAGAACAGTTGGCTCAGTTCATGAGGGTATGACGATCCATGGGATGGCACTTGCTGACAGCACTTCCATCTTGTCCTTTCTGCCATCAGTTACACCCTTTAGAAAAAGGTTACTTCAGCGGTGAGCATTGCAGAGGAATCAGGAGTACATTTTGCTGGGACTCCAAGAATCTGACACTGTCCCGCACtgaaattaaatgcatatttaattaaAGACAGTAATCCAATGAGAAATAATACTTTTCTCAGCATGCATGCAGGTAACACTAGTGAGTTCTCTGGATCCATCATCTCTTACCAGCTGCTACCACTCTGGCATCTTCATGGGCACTGTGCCTTCCTGCTGCCCGATGGTCTGGGCTCTCATTCCACCAGATCACGTGGACTGAGAAAGTACAAATACAAGTCAGCTGAATACTGTTATGCTGCAATACAACATGTCCTATAAGTCCTAGCAGTCTGCCTTCACCTGTTAGATGCCTTGCAGTTAGCAGAAACAATTCTCCAGGCAAGTAAGTGGTGGGATGATCCTTTGCTGAGCCTTTAAAAGGTTTGACTCTTGAACATCAAATCTGAGAGTCTTTTAAGATAGCAGTACCTGGCTTAAGCCTATAACTGAATACACAAAGCTGGGTTCAAGGACTGTTTACAGGGCTTTGGTGATCCACACCAACATTTTCATCAAGCCAGCCAATCCTGATCCACAACGAGGGCTtgcccctctccctccaccccttccAATGCCAAAGTCTGTATCAGAAATTGAGTAGTACCTGTGTTAAGTAATCCATATTCTGTGTGGAAAACACCGATCAGCTTGGTGTAGCCTGTGTTGACGTGGGCATTGATTGCAGCTCGGAACGCTTCACCCCACAATGCTGGCCCACCAGGCTTCATCTGGAAAGTAACCCATTCGTATACTcctggaagaaaaggcaaagatgccctcaaggaaggaaataaaaattaatatgtcAGTTCTCAAATAGTGTGTCATGGCCATGATGTATTTATTGTGAAACCAACACTGCAATTCCCCAccatttgggggtcagcaggacATGAAACTGCTCCTTCATCCCAGCTTGCACAACATCTCACAGCATCCAGGGCCTCACAAGAGCACAGGCAAGCAGCTCACTAACTGGAGCTAGTTCAGTGCAAATGTAAGTACCAGAACCCTGAGGAGCAGAAGGCTTCACACAAAGCCCAACTTAgcaattttcagtgctgcctggACTGCTTTGCAGAAATCACAAATACTCATACATGTTTGCGGGATTCGGATGGCTGATTGAACAATGCAAGGTGGCCTTTCCTAAGACTGGTGATGTTTTCTGGAATTGAAGTGGTTTATGACATTATAAACCCCTTTGACTCCTGGCAGTTGGCCACAGCAAGATCTGAAGGCATAACCAACAGACCAGGACTAGCTTAACACCTCTGCTCTGCCAAACGTCTCCCTTGTTTGTAGACAACTGGCATGATTTGCCAAAAAACTCCAGGCCTGCTACAAGACACGTTATCTGTCTCCTTTCCATTCAGGTAGTTACTCTGGATCACAATTGCTGACACTTTAACAGAAAGCTAGACACTTGCCATATGGCAATGCATGTCTGGTCTCATTCTCCAGCAATGGGCTGGAGATAAACTTAAATGAGAACAAAGTGTTTGAAAAGTCGGCTCTCCAGTTTTAAGAGAAAAACTGGACTGCTTTCAAATTCCATTGTAACAGCACAAAATTCAGAACCACaaggaaataaagaacaaagattACTGTAGGTATGGACATGCTGAGGGCTAAAGCAAGGCCTCTTTGATGTCACTCCATGCAATGAAGTCTGCAAATGCTCGTAAGTTGGGCAACAGTCAATACTATTAATACCACATTTGctacagacagaattaaaatacGTCAGGACAGGAGGTCTACACCTAATCTATGATTGTTACAAGGCATGCTTGACTTGCATCTATCTTCAAAAAGTAgagattatttttggtttttatcaAAACTATTATGCAAAAGAAGCAGTAACATCAAAGCAAATCAATAAAGGAGAAAAACCCGCTGTGAAAGATAACAATCACTGTCTTCAGTGTCTTCAGGAAATGTCCTCTCACTGCAGATGGACAAAGTAAGTCCAGGATGACTGCTATGGTGTTGCTATTTTGCACCTTCATTTAGGCAATTCACACACCTCTTTACAACCTTAACGATCAGGGCTCTAGTCAGTTACTGATGTAAGTTAGTGTAAAATCCTTCTTAAAAACTTTGCCCCTCATGTGTGTTATGTATACACCTTTTTCACATGGGTGTATGTACATGCACTTGTTTCATAAAGGGTTATAAAACCATGGTTTAAACTTTAAGCCACTTTTTGTTAGTCTGTCAGCATCAGTAACTTTAATCAGCAAAAGAGAAGATAAGCTCACCCCCTTCTTTTGGAGGCTTCCCAAGTTGACACCAGGGTACCAGATAGGCAACCTCGTTGTGCTGCTTTTCTATCAAGGGAAGAGCTGGGGAGATGAATTTTCCCTGCCAGTCTTTGTCGTTGGCTAGTGCATGCCGGACTGCTGTTCTGTGGGCAAAATTATCtgtaagaatggaaaaaaagaaaaaaaaacaatgacaaaatgcACTTAATGTCGCATCAGACTCAATCAAAATGTATAATTACAAGGAGGCAAGCTGCACTTACAGAAGTTTgaaattggtattttttttaaacagcatattAGCTTGAACCAGATGTGGTAAGTTTCCTTTAAATTCtgcaaaaatctttgctttagCTCTCAGATTTAAATCGTTTCAAGCCAAACCAAATTTTCCAAGAAAGTttataaaaaagttaaaatacattAAGCAATGTTACTTTTAAGAAAGATTCATATATGGCATCCGCAGGGACTACTGGATGTGGCAACAGTTACCAAGGGTAAGGAGATTCGGAGAAAACACAGTGGATAAGGAAGTgaggtggaaaagaaaattcagaaggagtATTAGCCTatcaagagaaaattaagaaaaacattagtTTTGGCTTATATAAAATGACAGTAAAATTACAAGTGTAGAAGTAATGTTTGTTCAGCTacataaaaagttattaaatgCCCAAAAtctaaactttttcttcttctttttttttaattaaaaacaaatccactGAATTAAGAGTGTCTGAATTTCAACTGGTTGGGCTGCAGTGGCATCTTAATCAGTATGTTTATGCAGACCTCTTTCAATAATACAAGAGAAAAATCCAGCACCTGAGAATGGGAAGAACCTTGAGAAATATCAGTATCTTGGGACCAAGAGAAAAATACGCCAATTATTTTTACTACTAAAAGATATAAGCAGAGGTCTGATGAATCAAGGAGAACGGATGTACCTTACACATGTAAACACCattaggaaacaaataaaaattgtaggttttttttccccttagttttccattttaaaagtttctcacagattattaaaaatgggtttgtttgttggtgttttttgggttttttttttttgagaaagaacaaGGCTGAAAAGTTCTGGGAAGCAGGACAATTTATTAACCAGAGATGCGTATAAACTCATAATATTCCCATTGACACATGGCTGGTCCCTTCACCCCTCCAGGACAAAAGGGGTGACTCTTTATTCTAAACAGTTACTGTGAACATGCTGGATTTCAACGAGCAGACTGAggacttcagaaacaaaattctcTGTCTCAGCATACAGATACACCCTGGACTGCAGCAGGTATACAAAGAAATGATACCAGTGTGCCTTCCCACCTCTCCATAACCCAAGTATCAAGTTCCCTGGGGCTCCACAAAGAGCACAGCTAGCACACCTTGTTTCTTGCATAATTGTAGCTTTTCTTGGCTCACCAGCACGTTCCAGGTCAGTACCAACTCCAAAAACATAAAAAGTTGATTATACTGCAAGAAGCCTGTTGCTACCAAGGCTGAAGCAGCAATGAAACGCCTCGTGCGCTTGGGAAGTCAGGGCTGGTGGAATGGCTTCCCACCTCAGCAGAGTCCAACTGCAGAAGGAGTTTAAGCATGCAAACTGCATGCTCATTTGTGTTAGGGGAGTGACCGTTACACTGAACTAATATTTGAGAACAATTATACATGCATAAAGACATACACAGACATACAGGTTGTCTGCACTTATCTGTATTATCTTATTAAGGAGGTCTCAATCTTTTTTCTATCCATTTTGAAATTCTGGAGACATTAGTGGTTCAGGAACTGGccctgaattaaaaatattaaccatGAACAAAGCACTCTGCCACAGTTCCTCTATTATACCTGTTTTGAGAAGAGACAGATGTTTAAGAACAGTTGTAACTCTCTCCCAACATGTCAAAATTGTCCTGACACGCTCTGCAGTGTTCTTTTCAGTAATCAGAACAGGAACAAATTTTTTTTGACACTTCCTTACAGTAAGAGCAACAAGTAAAAGCTGGGTAGGCATTCTCCTCGCCTTCTTGCTTAGGAGACAGGGAGCGCAGAGAGAGCAGAGCCGTGCAAAGGCATGCTGAGCGTACCGTACTTCCAAACGTGGACAACCTTATTCAtagctcccagctctgcagaccaGAATCCCACCAGCTCCGAGTGAGCTGTGCGAAGGTGAACGTACTTGTTGACCATTTCCACAAACTCCTTCATCTTCGATGGCTTAATATCATATGTGCGAATTTCGTAGAAAATGCTATTATTTTGTCTGGGCCCTGTAGCAAGGGATGCGAATACCTGAgagaaaatgttacaaaaaataaCTAATTCTCAAGCCAGAAAACCATCTTCTGTCTAATTTCTAgacttttttaaaacagtgagATGCTATAGATGCAATTTTTTTActtggggctgggagagggagtACTTTGTGATCTCCAGTACAAAAGTATCTTGtgactttttctttggaaatagtTCCCATGTGCATTATTTGCTGCAACTCCTTTTGGCAGTGCAACAGACCGTGACGTGCCTTTTATTTGTCACACCCAATTGTTTGATTATTAGCCCGTAACAAAGCAGGATTTTCCTCTTCTCATACCCCTTCTTCAGGAAGCCAGCAGCAGGATGCAAAAGTCAAAGCAATAAAAAGAGAGTTGGCTAAACACGTTATTCAAAGGTGAGGCTGCTGATGCCACTGAAGCAGAGGCTACATCAACATCTGCTGCGTTGCCCTTGCCTGACCAATTCACACTACTGCAGCCTGTTTTCTACGTACAATCTTAGATCAGTATTAGCAAGTTACATACTGttggcaaaagaaagaaaaagataccaCCGCCTGGGAAAAGACTGATTCTTTCCAGTGAAAGATTGCTAAAGTCTGCATCCTTGCCCCTCACTGGCTGCTTCCCAAAGGCTGGTCAAGAGCATTTTTTCTATTCATATAACATAAAACCCCCACAATACGCTTTGTTTTGCAACTGCCTCAATAACCTGGAACATGCTACCCACCTCttaaacaaaactagaaaaattaaGGCCAAACCAAATCTTTGGCCTTAGCCCATATTTGTGCAGAGGTGGCTGCAGGATGGATTTTGGACATGCCTTATTGCACAAGCATCAGCAGGCATGCGCACCGAACAGCTCAAGCCAGAAAATACGGCTGGCCGAGACCAAAGGCCTTGTTTCCTAATGACCCTTTGGAGTACTGCACATCAGTTTTGGTTGCTATGTGCCATAGGATCACGGTCACAGGACCCCACGGGATCCTGAGCGACCAGCAATCCCACGCTTACGGTGAGCAACCACGACAGCACTCGGCTGCCAGTGACCATCCAATGCCGAATTTTTCTGCAGGGGAAGAGAAGCCTCAGACGCTTTCTGCCGCTCAAGCAAATACCGGACCGCTGCTGGACCACCCCTCCCGTCCGAAGAACCCGTCGCACGACTCCGGCGCAGACCCGGGGCCGGCGCCCAGCAGGAGCGGAGCCCGCGCCTGCCAACAGCCCCGCtgaggcggccgcggccgccaCGGCCCTGCGCCGGCGGCAGCAGCCAGGGGCGGGaccgccggcaccgcccgccccgccccgccccgccccccgccccgaacCCCGCTCacccaagccccgcccccgcaggcccaagccccgcccccgcggcccgcACCACCAgcccccctccctgctgccgccgccgcgccccgctgcccccgcagcgccccggccgTTACCTGagggcgggcccgggcccgggccaggcgggcggcggcggcgaggggccggcGGAGCGTCCCCGGGGGCAGCATGGCGAGCGGCAGGCCGGGCGGACGGACGCACGCACGCAGCGGTCCGCGGTCCCTTGCGTGAGAGGGCGGGCGGACGGACGGccctggggcggggcggggggggcggcgggccctcCCTCGTCGGGGCGGCCGCTGGGCGGCCGTTGAGCAGCGGTTGGGCGGCCGGCACGTCACTTGGGCGGCCGTTGGGGCGGCCGCTGCAGCCCGGCCCCCTGCGTGGGTCAGAAACAAACTGAACCGCGGCGAAGGGTGTTCAGTTCCTGCTTTTGTGCCGGTGGAGtgggatgggtgggtgggtgacgAGCGCACGGCTGAGAAGACATGCTCGTTCAAGTTACCAGGCTTTAGTGCCTGAAATGCGGTATCTCTGTCTCTGCCTGAGCGCCTGCATACGATAAAAAAGTATCCTGATTGATTGGGGAGACCTGGGACACTTTGTCCCCCACAGGTTGCCCTGGGGTAAATCACTCAGTAAATCACCCGTCCTCCAGCATTTGCAGGATCAAAATTCGAATTGTACGGATACAAATCCTCCACCCGCAGTCCGCCTCCGGAAGAAAGCCCCGTGGCTTTTTTCTGTAGCGTTCTTTTGGGTAAATCCGTGCTTTGTGCCGGGGGCGTGCAGTGCCAAGCCACTGTTCATCCCAGTACAGCTGTATGCCCAACTGCTTAGTTCTTACTACCAAGTGGTTACCTaggggtgggattttggggtggctGAGACTGTATATCCTTGCAGAATTAAATATTggccaaaataaatgtaaaggtAAAATTCCCATTGGTGTCAGGGCATCCAGTGTTTTACCCATGGGAGACAAATCAGCTCCTAGCAAAGGGTGGTTTACGGAAGACTACCTAAATTAACAAGGCAATTATCTTTCATGATTCCTTCCTCTGCGGCAGCACATTCCTTCCTCCACCCTGAGTAACTGATTTTGAGGGCCTCTGCATGGAATTAAGGTGAAGAAACAAATGATGGATTCATGCCTATGGagctttcatgctttttctcaCAATTATGGGCAATTTTTCTCTTCGTTAAGGACAAGCCCAGGAAGGAAGATTGTCTGAATTAAAATGAGATAGAAAAAGAAGTTCTAACAAACACATTGAAAGAGTGGTGTGGAAAGAATGAAGCATCTGCCCTGCATATATGTTACATGTTCATTCGCAAGTGGTATTCTTGGTTACATTTTTTATATCGGAAGAACTGAGCATGATACATGCTAAAGTGTTTTAGCAATATGGCATGAATAATTCTCATAGTTTCTACAGCAGAAGCACAAATAAAGTGTGATTACTGATGCAGTTATTGCCAGTTTAAGATTGGTTtaacatgtggggtttttttcacttatgAACAAATTGTATTTCACCTGAAGGCAGGGAATGAGATGGCAAACTCCAAAATATTTAAGGTTCTCCTTTGTTTATCTTATTATATGGATGAAGTAATGTTTTTCATAGCCATGTTGTGCTGGAATAttccttcacatttttaaaagcttttatttttattgtttgaacttttcctgtgtttgcttTCTCATCAGGAATGATCATACAAGACTAGACTTGAACTGAGTAGTCACAAAAAGCAAGTTTTGTTCTTGCTAACCTGCATGGTTGAGAAGAAgctttgattttatatttgttttgtgtAGTCAGGGAATAGAAAGCTGCATGTGATTTTCATATTTGAGCAAAACAGATAAACACAGCACAGAGCTAAAATGTACAACAAACTGCACTGGAACTCAGTGAAGGCCTGAAATGATTCCCTGAAACAATTCAGCAAATGATTTTATACAGCAAGTAAATTTGAGAAAATTGCTTATGAGGGCAGCTAAGCAAGTGGCTAAGATAAAATTCATTCAGAAGGCTGTCATTTCAGCTCTGCATTTTTGCCTGGAACTTGAAATTCACCGTACTGCCTGGTATTTTCTCATTCATGTTCTTCTAGAAGTCCAGGCATATCTTCTTCTTTCCACATGGATGTGGCAGAGCCAGTGGTGAAGCAAGAGGATTGTACCTCCAACTCTTGCCTGCCACTCACAGGTCTGTCTACCAATACACAGAATGGTaaacaggagctgtgcttcaTAGACATAAATTTCACAACTGTGTTGGACATCTGGGAATGACAGTGTTGATCTCCTAGAAGACGTAATAGTGGATAGTGTCTGTTACAAATGCTTTTTGATGAGAAGTTTTAATTTTGGTACTGAATtgatgaattaaatgaaattttcagtttATGTAGCTGTGACTGCCAGAGCTGCCTGAGTTGAAATGGTTTATTAAAAACTTTTGTTACTGATGCAAGCCAAAGCTCCATGGAGGC encodes:
- the NIPSNAP3A gene encoding protein NipSnap homolog 3A isoform X2 → MLPPGTLRRPLAAAARLARARARPQVFASLATGPRQNNSIFYEIRTYDIKPSKMKEFVEMVNKYVHLRTAHSELVGFWSAELGAMNKVVHVWKYDNFAHRTAVRHALANDKDWQGKFISPALPLIEKQHNEVAYLVPWCQLGKPPKEGGVYEWVTFQMKPGGPALWGEAFRAAINAHVNTGYTKLIGVFHTEYGLLNTVRDSVRFLESQQNVLLIPLQCSPLK
- the NIPSNAP3A gene encoding protein NipSnap homolog 3A isoform X1 codes for the protein MLPPGTLRRPLAAAARLARARARPQVFASLATGPRQNNSIFYEIRTYDIKPSKMKEFVEMVNKYVHLRTAHSELVGFWSAELGAMNKVVHVWKYDNFAHRTAVRHALANDKDWQGKFISPALPLIEKQHNEVAYLVPWCQLGKPPKEGGVYEWVTFQMKPGGPALWGEAFRAAINAHVNTGYTKLIGVFHTEYGLLNTVHVIWWNESPDHRAAGRHSAHEDARVVAAVRDSVRFLESQQNVLLIPLQCSPLK